From Xanthomonas sp. 10-10:
ACGCCACCGCGTCATGCGTGGTCGTGTCGCGCCCTGCGAAGATGCGTGCGCACCCGCGCAAGCGGCCGTATGCGCATGCCGGCAGCGATCCGCGCTTCCATACGCCAGCGACTATGCCGACTTGCGCGCTCGCTGCGCGCATTTGTCATGTCGGCAGCTCGCGTCACGGCATTGAAATATGCCGTCACCACCATGCGCGGCGCCTGCTTGCAGGTGTGACGCAGGTCCGCCGCTGCAGGCCGCGCCGCTCTCCCACACATCACCGTGGCGCCGCCGTGGCATGCGTCCATGGCGCGTTGCTGCACGCATTGGATTTGATCATGATCGTTCGTTGTACGTTGTCGCGTCCTTCGCGCCTGTCGCAGGCCTTGTGCGTGTCGTTGTCGATCGTGTGCGGCCATGCAGCCGCGCAGTCTGCCGCAGCAACGCCTGCGCAAGGCGAGATGGCGACCTTGGACAAGGTCACCGTCGCCGCCACCCGTTACAACGCGACCGACATGCAGATGGCCGCAACCAACACCGTCAACGTGTTGTCGGCCGACGACCTCAAGACCACCGCCGTGCACAACGTGGCCGAAGCACTGGGGCTGATGCCGGGCGTCAATGTCATCAACACCGGGCAATCGTACTTCGGCGGCATCGATGGCGCTGCGCGCGGCGAAGGCATGTTTTCGTCGGTGCGCGGCCTCAATGCCGAGTACAACGTCAACCTGATCAACGGCATCAACGTCGCGCAGGGCATGCCATACAGCCGTGGCGTGCAATTGAGCCTGCTGCCGCCCTCGGGCCTGCAGACCATCGTGTTGAACAAGACGTCCACCGCCGATATGGATGGCGATGCGATCGGCGGCACCATCGACTACCGCACGCCCAGCGCCTTCGATTCGCCCGATCGCCAGGGCGGCAGCGTGACCTTGAGCGGACGCATGGAGAGTCGTGCGCGCGATTACGGCGATTCCGGGCTGGGAAGTGGCGCAGCCGGCGATTGGCATGCACGCTTTGGCGACACCGGGCAGTTCGGCGTGGCGGTCAGCGCGTATTACGACGAGCGCCATTTCGTGAACAGCGAAGTGGCCGGCGCGTCGGCCGCGCGCAACGATGGTTCGTGGGAGTTTGCGCGCGCCGATGCCGGCGGCAATCTGGCTGCAGGTAGCGACCCGCAACAGGTGCTGCAGAGCACTGGCATCAACATCGGGTATTCGCAAGGCGACACCCGCCGCTACGGCGGCAATGCTGCGTTCGATTGGCGGGTGGACCCCAGTCTGCATCTCTATGCGCGCATGACCTACGCCTTCGCCAAGACCGAGCAGAACACCGGCTACACGCAGTTCGTACCGGCCAATGTCAGCTTCACCCAGATCGGCAGCAGTGGCGTGTACCAGCCGCAGATCAATCGCATCGCGGTGCGCTACTGGTACGAGACCAACCCCGAGCAGGCCGACCTTGCCACCCTCCAGTTCGGTGCGGAAAAACAGCTCGGCCATTGGACGTTTGCGCCGAACCTCTTTTACGGCACCGGCAGCAACGACCGCCCGGACCACGTGGAAATTTCCGCGCGCAACGATCAATACACCTCGAGCAACTTCGCCTACGGCGCGAACCGCTTCATCAGTTACGACGGCGACGGCTTTCCCATCCCGCTGCTGACTCCTGCGATGCAGGCACAGGCCTCCGATGTGGGCAGCCTGTTCGCGCGACGTACCGGGCAGCTTTCCAGGCAGTACAGCGGCCAGGACAAGGGCGGCGGCAAATTCGATGTGGGCTACGATTTCGATGACGGCTTGCTCAGCCGCATCGCGTTCGGCGTGAAGTATGTCGACAGCTCGCGCAGCTTCACCGATCGCGACTGGACCAATGCCAAGTACACCGACGGCACCTTGCTGCGCGACACCGGGCTGATCGCGCAGCGCTACGACGCGGTCTATCCGGGGCAATACGCACTGCCCACGGTGCGGCTGAGCAATGCCGCGCTCAACGACCTGATCGCACGCACGCTGACGCCAGCCAGTTTCGACAGCTGCGGAAAACTGGCGATCAATAACCTCAACTGCAATACCATGCGCGCCACCGAAGCGGTCAGCGCTGCCTATGCGATGGCGACATTGCATAGCGGCGATTGGGAAATCCTGCCGGGCGTGCGCCTGGAACATACCGCCATCACCAACACCTTCTGGGCGCAGCCGGCGGCCGTCAACGGGGCCGAGCAGGTCGGTGCATTCGCCAACAATCGCACCCGCTACAACGTGGTGCTGCCGAGCGTCTTCGTGAACTACCGGCCCGCCGGCGACAGCGCGGTGTATCGCGGCTCGGTGTGGACCAGCTACACACGCCCGGCATTCGTGCAACTGGGAGGTGGCCGCTCCACGGATATTTCCAGCGATGGCCAGACCATCATCACCGAAGGCAATCCGGACCTGAAACCGATTAAGTCGCTCAACGTGGATCTGTCGGGCGAATGGCAGAACGACGCTGGCGGCCACGCGATGCTGGCCGGTTATTACAAGCGCCTGACCGACTACATCTACGAGAGTGGATCGGAGGCGGCCAACGCCGGGCAGAGCGGCGCCGCCAGCACCCGCTTCGTGCGTCCGCAAAATGGTGGCGACGGCCGCGTGCTGGGCCTGGAGGCCGCCGTGCGGCAGACCTTCCAGGGCTTGCCTGCGCCGCTGGATGGCGTCGGCGTCGGCGCCAATGTCACCCGCCAGACTACACGCGTGGATCTGGGTGAAGCAGGCTTTGCGCACGAACGCATCCAGAATGCACCGAACCTGCTCGCCAACGCGGAAGTGTTCTACGAAAAGGGGCCGTGGTCGATCAACCTGAGCTACCACTATTCCGGCGAATACGTGTCGGTCTACGACTATCTCAACCAGGGCGCGCGCTGGGACAACCTGTGGATCAAGCCGATCACCCGCGTCGATCTGCATCTGGGCTATGCGCCGGGCGATCACCTGCGTGTGGATCTGTCGGTTGCCAATCTCACCAGGCAGCACAGCTATTGGGCGCATGTGGGGCACGACACCACGGCCATTTCCGACATCGTCGATTCGGGCATGACCAGCCTGGTGACCGCCAAATATGTGTTCTGAGTCGGATTGTGCAGGGTGGGGCGTGTCGGCAGGTGTGCAGCAGCGCAACCGCAAGGCTGCGGAGCAGGGCGCATCGCAGTGCGGGGCACTCACTGGCGGTGGGGAGCCGCCGCAGTCTGGGCGATGCAAAGGGGCCGGAGGCGATGCGATGGGGATCGCGTCGCCTCCGCTACGCGCAGCGCCAGTGCGGCGTCGCGGAATCGCGCCTGCGATCGCCGCTGCCTGCCTGCTGATGGCGCTTGCCGCGCTGTTGGGCGGCTGTGCATTGCCCTCGCGCAGCGCATCGCATGGTCGTGCGAATGATCGCGACCACGACGCTGGTGGCGCAGACCGGCAAACCGAGCAGCTGGAGCGCGTGGTGGTGGTGTTCCGCCACGGTGTGCGTGCGCCGCTGCAGGGCGAGGCGGCTGCCGCGCGCTACGCCGACCAAGCCTGGCCGCAGTGGTCCACCCCGGCCAGCCTGCTCACTCCGCGCGGCCGCAAGGCAGTGCGATTGAGCGGCGAGTATCTGCGTCAGTGGTTGGCCCAGCAGGCGCTGCTGCCGCGCACCGGATGCCCGGCACCGGGGAGCGTGTCGGTCTGGGTCAATACCGATCAGCGCACCATCGACAGCGGTGCCTTGCTGGCCGACGCACTGGCGCCGGGCTGCGGCATCGTCGCCGGGCACCGCGAGGCGGGCAGTAACGACCCGCTGTTCCGGCCGATCGAGGCGGGCGTGGTGGCGTTCGATGCGGCAGCCGCGGTGGCATCGATCCAGCGGCAGACCGGTGGCCCTGCCGCAGTGCTGCAAGGCCATGCGGACGAGTTGCAGGCGATGCAGCAGATCCTGGGTTGCACGCGCACGCCTTGCGACTTTGCGCGCATGCCCTCGACGTTGGCGCCATCGGCCAATGGGCGTGGACTGGCCTTGGGCGGGCCGATCGATCTGACCTCCGGCACCGGCGAAGTGCTGTTGCTGCAGTACGCCGACGGCCTGCCGCTGTCGCAGGTCGGCTGGGGCCGCGCCACACCCGAACGACTGGCGCAGGTCTCGCGCCTGCACGCGCTGTTGTTCGATATCTACGCGCGCCCGCACTACATGGCGCAGCGCTCCGGCGCGCCGCTGGCCCGCCAGGTCATGCTGCGCTTCGGCGATGCGCAGGCGCCGAAGGCTTCGTTGTTTGTCGGCAGCGATACGCATATCGCTGCATTGAGCGGGTTGTTGGGCGTGCATTTCCACCTGCCCGGCTACGGTGCAGATGATCCGCCACCGGGTGGCGCGTTGGTGCTCGGCCTGTGGCGGGAGAGCGACGGCCGCCAGGTCGTGCGTGCCCGCTACCTGGCGCAATCGCTGGATCAACTGCGCACGCTGGCACCGCTGGATCTTGCCCATCCGCCGCTGCAGCAGGAGCTGTCGCTGGGCTTGTGCGCTCCGGAGCAACGCATGGCCTGCCCGTTGGCGGACTTTGCTACGGCGCTCGAACAGCAGTTGCAGCTCGATCGGTAGTTTCGCGATCGCGACAGCTGTCCTGCGGTGGTCTGCATGGCATGTGGCTTCGCCCCGCACCCTCACCCCAACCCCTATCCCGCAGGAGAGGGGCTTGAGCAGCGGTTGGCGTCGTTGTCCCTTCTCCCGCAAGGCGGGAGAAGGTGCCCTAGGGGTGGATGAGGGTACGTGCGCAGCCACGTGCTATTGGCAGGTGAGCGGCTTCTGAGCGGCTTCGTCCGCACCCTCACCCCAACCCCTATCCCGCAGGAGAGGGGCTTGAGCAGCGGTTGGCGTCGTGGTCCCTTCTCCCGCAAGGCGGGAGAAGGTGCCCCATAGGGGCGGATGAGGGTACGTGCGCAGCCACGTGGTATTCGGCAGGTGAGCGGCTTCGCCCGAACCCTCACCCCAACCCCTCTCCTGCGGAGAAAGGGGCTCTATTTCGTCACGCCCATCCGCGTGTGGGGCCGCCGTAAGCCTAACTTGCCACTTCCTGGAGTTGGGCAACCCACCGACAGACCTCAAAACGAAACCGGGCCGCATCAGCGGCCCGGTCGTTGTGCATCGCGCTCGCTCCTGCAGGAGCGGCGTGCTTACTTCAGTTTTGCATCGGCGCGCAGGGCGTCGGCGCGGTCGGTCTTTTCCCACGAGAACGAGGTGGCGGAATGCTGCGTGCCGGCACCGTCGGTGTAGGTGAAGTCCTTCGGCTTGCGGCCGAAGTGGCCGTAAGACGCAGTCTGCTGGTACATCGGGTGGATCAGGTCGAGCATCTGGATGATGCCGAACGGACGCAGGTCGAAATGCTTGCGGATCAGCTTTTCGATCTGCTCGTCGGCGATCTTGCCGGTGCCGAAGGTGGTGACCGAAATCGAGGTCGGCTCGGCCACGCCGATGGCGTAGGAAACCTGCACTTCGCAACGGTCGGCCAGGCCGGCGGCCACGACGTTCTTGGCCACATAGCGCGCGGC
This genomic window contains:
- a CDS encoding histidine-type phosphatase is translated as MGIASPPLRAAPVRRRGIAPAIAAACLLMALAALLGGCALPSRSASHGRANDRDHDAGGADRQTEQLERVVVVFRHGVRAPLQGEAAAARYADQAWPQWSTPASLLTPRGRKAVRLSGEYLRQWLAQQALLPRTGCPAPGSVSVWVNTDQRTIDSGALLADALAPGCGIVAGHREAGSNDPLFRPIEAGVVAFDAAAAVASIQRQTGGPAAVLQGHADELQAMQQILGCTRTPCDFARMPSTLAPSANGRGLALGGPIDLTSGTGEVLLLQYADGLPLSQVGWGRATPERLAQVSRLHALLFDIYARPHYMAQRSGAPLARQVMLRFGDAQAPKASLFVGSDTHIAALSGLLGVHFHLPGYGADDPPPGGALVLGLWRESDGRQVVRARYLAQSLDQLRTLAPLDLAHPPLQQELSLGLCAPEQRMACPLADFATALEQQLQLDR
- a CDS encoding TonB-dependent receptor, with product MIVRCTLSRPSRLSQALCVSLSIVCGHAAAQSAAATPAQGEMATLDKVTVAATRYNATDMQMAATNTVNVLSADDLKTTAVHNVAEALGLMPGVNVINTGQSYFGGIDGAARGEGMFSSVRGLNAEYNVNLINGINVAQGMPYSRGVQLSLLPPSGLQTIVLNKTSTADMDGDAIGGTIDYRTPSAFDSPDRQGGSVTLSGRMESRARDYGDSGLGSGAAGDWHARFGDTGQFGVAVSAYYDERHFVNSEVAGASAARNDGSWEFARADAGGNLAAGSDPQQVLQSTGINIGYSQGDTRRYGGNAAFDWRVDPSLHLYARMTYAFAKTEQNTGYTQFVPANVSFTQIGSSGVYQPQINRIAVRYWYETNPEQADLATLQFGAEKQLGHWTFAPNLFYGTGSNDRPDHVEISARNDQYTSSNFAYGANRFISYDGDGFPIPLLTPAMQAQASDVGSLFARRTGQLSRQYSGQDKGGGKFDVGYDFDDGLLSRIAFGVKYVDSSRSFTDRDWTNAKYTDGTLLRDTGLIAQRYDAVYPGQYALPTVRLSNAALNDLIARTLTPASFDSCGKLAINNLNCNTMRATEAVSAAYAMATLHSGDWEILPGVRLEHTAITNTFWAQPAAVNGAEQVGAFANNRTRYNVVLPSVFVNYRPAGDSAVYRGSVWTSYTRPAFVQLGGGRSTDISSDGQTIITEGNPDLKPIKSLNVDLSGEWQNDAGGHAMLAGYYKRLTDYIYESGSEAANAGQSGAASTRFVRPQNGGDGRVLGLEAAVRQTFQGLPAPLDGVGVGANVTRQTTRVDLGEAGFAHERIQNAPNLLANAEVFYEKGPWSINLSYHYSGEYVSVYDYLNQGARWDNLWIKPITRVDLHLGYAPGDHLRVDLSVANLTRQHSYWAHVGHDTTAISDIVDSGMTSLVTAKYVF